The Malus domestica chromosome 06, GDT2T_hap1 genome has a segment encoding these proteins:
- the LOC103437900 gene encoding protein SPIRAL1-like 3 produces the protein MGPSACDLNFSINIESCRLLYYSVLLRLRSEVQTTQRTHSIHSFEARKMGRGVSSGGGESSLGYLFGGGEETQTPAPKKVTAPQNQAPVPTTESPAQKPTASAPPAEVNKEIPAGVPGNTSNNYFRADGQNCGNFITDRPSTKVHAAPGGGSSLDYLFGAGGGGGK, from the exons ATGGGCCCCAGCGCATGCGATTTGAATTTCAgtataaatatagaaagttgCCGCTTGCTTTACTACTCAGTGCTCTTGCGACTCAGATCTGAAGTCCAAACAACGCAACGCACCCACAG TATCCATTCATTCGAGGCGAGGAAGATGGGTCGTGGAGTCAGCAGCGGAGGTGGAGAGAGTTCTTTGGGCTACCTGTTTGGGGGTGGAGAAGAAACTCAGACTCCTGCCCCGAAAAAGGTTACAGCTCCTCAGAACCAGGCCCCGGTTCCAACCACTGAATCACCTGCTCAGAAGCCTACTGCTTCCGCACCACCTGCAGAAGTCAATAAGGAGATTCCTGCTGGCGTTCCAGGGAACACCTCAAACAACTATTTCCGAGCTGATGGCCAGAACTGCGGGAACTTCATCACA GATCGCCCATCAACAAAAGTGCACGCAGCTCCGGGTGGTGGATCATCCCTAGACTACCTGTTTGGagctggtggtggtggcggcaaGTGA